A single Eleginops maclovinus isolate JMC-PN-2008 ecotype Puerto Natales chromosome 5, JC_Emac_rtc_rv5, whole genome shotgun sequence DNA region contains:
- the LOC134864396 gene encoding zinc finger BED domain-containing protein 6-like, whose product MLVCATHARVPPYGRPCFFSSRTQQEAALLLSFNKHYREMAACASDTVAAGPRLVDKDDARSEIWRYFAYLADSEGKATDMSRPVCRKCYKQLQTKGANTSNLAKHLADKHAELHKEFKDRQRSAAMGSGRATPQRQQPTQQPTLQAMFEQHNKYPRESKEVKRLNRAVAEFICLDQVPVYIVEKAGFRNLMQNLDKRYDVPSRNFFMYNEIPKMYNETRAIISAQLSHTPNTFFSCTTDLWTSRTVDTYMAVTLQFITQSWEMQSWCLGCSALYSDHTADTLKETLEEIITDSWGLDMANMAGMTTDNASNNRKAFSEYTWIPCFGHNLHLAVNKAIDIDRVASCLSRLRKTVSGFSRSNKMSRLFKDKQKSLKLPQHTLIHDDHP is encoded by the exons atgttggtgtgtgcaACGCACGCTCGAGTGCCTCCCTATGGACGtccgtgttttttctcctcacgcACGCAGCAagaggctgcactgctgctgtcatttaacaaacactacagagagatggCTGCATGTGCGAGTGATACTGTGGCCGCCGGTCCACGGCTGGTTGATAAAGATGACGCGAGGAGTGAGATATGGAGGTACTTTGCCTACCTTGCTGACAGTGAGGGCAAAGCTACCGATATGTCGAGACCTGTTTGTCGTAAGTGCTACAAACAATTGCAAACTAAGGGAGCCAACACCTCGAACCTGGCGAAACACTTGGCCGACAAGCACGCCGAGTTGCACAAGGAGTTTAAAGACCGACAG CGGTCTGCAGCTATGGGCTCTGGAAGAGCAACTCCTCAAAGGCAGCAGCCAACCCAGCAGCCAACCCTCCAAGCTATGTTTGAGCAGCACAACAAGTACCCCAGGGAGTCCAAGGAGGTAAAACGGCTTAACAGGGCAGTAGCAGAATTCATCTGTCTGGATCAAGTGCCAGTTTATATAGTGGAAAAAGCTGGGTTTAGAAACCTTATGCAAAATCTCGACAAAAGGTATGACGTCCCATCCAGGAATTTTTTCATGTACAATGAAATTCCCAAGATGTACAATGAAACAAGAGCGATAATCAGTGCCCAACTTAGTCACACAccgaatacatttttctcctgcaccACTGATCTCTGGACCAGCAGAACTGTGGACACTTACATGGCAGTAACACTCCAGTTCATTACACAGTCCTGGGAGATGCAGTCCTGGTGTTTAGGGTGCTCTGCATTGTATTCTGATCACACAGCCGACACTCTAAAGGAAACCCTGGAGGAAATTATCACAGATTCCTGGGGGCTAGACATGGCCAATATGGCTGGAATGACAACAGATAATGCGTCAAACAACCGCAAAGCTTTCAGTGAATACACCTGGATACCCTGTTTCGGGCACAATCTGCATTTGGCAGTGAACAAAGCCATAGATATTGATCGTGTGGCAAGCTGTCTGTCCAGGCTCCGTAAGACTGTGTCAGGCTTCTCCAGATCAAACAAGATGTCTAGactgttcaaagacaaacaaaagtctttaaaactgcCACAACATACATTAATCCATGATGACCACCCATAG